Part of the Chelmon rostratus isolate fCheRos1 chromosome 10, fCheRos1.pri, whole genome shotgun sequence genome is shown below.
AAGAATTGTTTAACTGAGAGGTGCTTTCCTCTGCCAAACCTTACTAATCTATGTCCATCATCAGGGAAGATGGATCTCCATGTTTACATCTCCGCATCTGGCCTCCTTCTTACTGATCTGACCCTGCATGACCTCACATACCAGAACCCAGAGTGATCAACACTTTAGACCACAATTTACCTCTGATCATGCTTACTCTAAcctatatttgtttttattattattatattattctaTTAGCTTTTACTCGTGAGACCGTTACTGCCATATTTatggtttgaaatgaaaatgaaaagatacAGATTAGCTGTTTGATACCCTCAGAATACTGCTGATAATATTGTATAACTTGTGTTGTGATCTGTCAACACTGTAATAAAGTTTGCCTgttaaacagaaatgttttgtgttgctgaaCTTGCATTCATTATTCACTGCCTGTAGTAAAGGATTCCTTGTAAAAACTCCTTCACATCTTCATAGTCACGGTGATAACTCAACCAGTTTTTTTGACCTTCCTAAATGCAAGTTTTTCATATCACCTGTTTAATCAGCATCAATAGTTTCCTACTAATTATCCATGTAACATTTTGCCATGAAGACCTAACATTACAATATGCTAAAAGGTCATGCGGATACATGTGAACTGATTTGTCCTCTGTCGCTTTCCAGTTTAGCTAGCTATTCTTGGCACATGCAAAGCAAGACCAATTGTTGTCAGTATCCTTCATCTCATATGCTCAGTGCACGACTGGCACATCACAATGACAGTCTCATGTTTTGGATGATAATCCCACTCTGATGTgggtttgattaaaaaaaacagaatatcatGTGGAATCGTTAAAACAATGTACCAAGCACAATTTATGCATGTCACCTTTGCCAAAATATGAGTTAACAAGACCATGTATATTCTCTCCTTATATTCCTCTCTTTAATAGGCACTGCAAAACTGTTCTGCTATTTGTTCATTAAACTTTTTGGTCATTTGATTCAGGCATAAGATACCTAAAATGGACAGTCAAGACATCTAATCTCATTCACAGTATATCAGACCACAAGTCAATCTGAGCTCCAGTAATCCAGAGGTGTTTGAAAAATATCCTGCTGCCTCATCCCCATCTGTGATGACTGGGTACACAGAACAACCAGCCCCAGTAACAACCAGTTACTGAAGGTAACTTTAGCAGGAGTTATTTCAGCACTTCAGCCCCACAGTAGCTTCATttgcattaaatgttttttttttgtttacaacAAGACATATGCATGTCACATAATAGTGCAATCTCATCAcaatttatgtatttttttaaatttcaaattGCAAACACTATTCTACTTAATCTATGTAGCTGTTATGGCTATTtactaaaatacattttggtaGCTTGGTCTGTAAGCCTGTAGATGGAGCCCTACTGCAGCAAGTTAGATAAAAttgctgttaaaatgaaaacatgtcgTTTTCTAGGCTGTGATTGTTTAAATATCTgaataaataattcagtttaCAGATATGggattttgcatttttactcAGCTCTTACAAAGAGTCACTGTAACGACAACAaagtactttgtgtttacacaTATTTTATTAGAAAGAACTCaaaatatatttgcatatatcACAGGATAAACCATAATTTTGACAACTGCAATTAGTATACAAGTTAAACTCATATATTTCTAGGATTGGTCATTATTTGTTCTGCAAACTTTCAGCCATATCTTGCTGGAAAACCCATCAATACATCCACTAATTGCAATTCCACGTGGCTTAAACTTGTCGTAGCCATCAATTAGCCAGAATGCAGCTGTGGTAAACATGCCTTTACAGTCTGTCTCTTGACCTCAGATCAACACCATCACCATCCAATAACTGTAGCAATATTTAAACTGACACTGACCagatgtttccagctgctgttcaATGAGGTTTGCCACCTCAGCCACATTGGTGTTATTCTTTCTACGTCAGAGCTACTTCTTGCTCAAAATCCAGTGAAGGTTGCATTGATTTAGTGCAATCCCATGTAGATCAACAAGGAATTGAAGTACTTCATCTGTTGCAGTTTCATTTAAAGTTGtcctccacatacacacatcaatTTCCATGCCAAATGAATAGGAAAACTCCAGTGCCCTTTATCTCATAATTATGACTTCTTGTCTCATAATTTTTAATTACAATGAACATTTCTATCATTAAGGCTAagttttcatctttcttttttttcttttactggtAGTAATGGGCTCCCATAGTTAGTTTAGTTTTCATTAAGTATATTTCTTATTCTACATTTATACTGTGGCACTTCAAGCTAAATGCTATCATCAGCTGGCTAACATACTGAACTTAAGAAGTTATAATATTTGCCTGAAACACAATGTACAATGAGGCTGACAGGGAATGTCCCTAGTTTGCAGATATTTGATCATTAACTGTTACATCTGCCCCAGAACATCATCTGATCTGCAGTAACCTCCTGTCTCCattggtctctctctctatcatgTTCCTCTTCTTCAGACTCCTGATCCACCCGAGCAAGTTCTGGACTTCGCTCTGGACCTACTCGGCTCTGCTTCCCACTTCTTGTTCTCTCTGTACCACCAGAGAGACCTTTCCTTTTATACATATAACAATCAAAACAACCCACTCATAAAACAGTGCTGCACAGTGCTGCCAGTGGTACAAAACTCCACATGGTGCCTACTTTGGGAAATACATGCCTATTCTTTCAAGGActgagatgaaaagattgatatgTATGTAAAAACTATCACAGTGACTGAGCACAGGTTTTGGTTGTGGTCTCTGTACTGCCAGAATAGTTTAAGAACCAAATCAGGCAACTAAAGTGTGACATCAAGACTTCAGAAAGCGCCACATAGTCTGATGAGTAAAAAATATGCTACTTTCAAATCAGTCTCTATTTTGATGAGTAAATAAACACTCTCATTAGTCTCCATTGTCTTAACAGTGAATGTGCCAGGAAGCAAGCCGCCACACAACAATGgttatatagttttttttttgctagacAGTCATTCAACAGCCTAGTTATATCCAAGAAAACTAGGCCACAAAGAGGTGCTCTTTTTAGCTATCCAGTCTAAACAACAGTCTATCTAACTATCTGGACAGTCTCGAACCACTCACGTCAGAGAGAGCCAAAAGGTTGCAGTGGCCCTTTCGAGTTATTCAGCGGGCCATATACAGATACATAAAGTGTGTATAAGCAGTAATTGTATCACCTACTATAGTTATTGTGCCTGGCTCTGGAGCGAGCCTCCTCCCATTCTCCCTCGGTTAATAATTCTGTTTGAATGTTAAATAGATGGTGTGCTTTAAACCTTTAAACCAGATCACAATCActggatatactgtatgttcctttctttttttttctataatgGGGTTAATAAAGTAGTATGTTGCCATTCTTGACTATAGTGGCGCCTAAATATGTTGCCAATTGCTGTGTATGAGCAATGATTAATAGAATAACTTTCAATCTTTATATATACCACCTAAAAATTAGTATTCCACATGCCTTGAGGAGATTCAGTTAATTTGAATATTAATATTCATTAGGAACAGAGTGGTATCCAGCGGATGTAAACGGAGAACCAAACATCACTGAGAGGCTTGACCCGGGGCAAAACACTGCTCTCACTTTTATGGAGGGTAAAAACTGGGCGAGCTTGTATATGTATTATACTGGTTGGCTACCTTACTATTCATTCATGATTTCGCTGTGTCCCATTGGCTAAAAGTGTAAAACGTGGGCGGGTGCAATCTTCGTGGCACTGTTGGGGGCGGGTCTGTTAAGTCCGACAGGAAAACTACAGAAAGGCGAGTATATCTACTTAAACGGTGAATTAACGTTGACATTATTACCTACAATGGGTCTCggtttgtttactttgtgtgtCGGGGTAGCTTCCAGAATCAAGAAATATGTTGCGGGCTCCTAATTTTATGTTTGCAGCTAGACAAGAGGCCAGCTGTCCCGAAAACTAAGCAAAGTTAGCAAGCTAATAATTAGCTTCCTTAGATGGAATGGAAACTGCTGCTAGCTAGAAGTTAGCCGATACTCCACAAATTTACAGACAAACATAGGCCAAATAAGGACAGTAATATATAACTGAGGTAACATTTGGATGGCATGTTATCTGTATCGTGTGGCAATTCACCGAAGGTTAAGTTGACAGATAAAACAACGCTTTATATTTGAGGTAAATAGCACTGAGGAAGTTCAGTTCTAATGCAACGTAAACTTACCAGATTCTCCAGTTAGGCCAGTTTGCTCCTGAACTTAAACGCTCCATTAGTGTCTTCACAAATATAGTCTTTGTCAACAGTATATTCGTCCAGTTCATTCTCTAAAGCGGCGAATGGTTCTTATGGATGAAAAAACGACTGTATATGATGCCATCTGAAGGCAAATTAGCAGGAGATCAGTCCACTAAGCATCTATATTTGTCTTGACTGAATATTATCAGGTCGTTTTTTGAAGCTTTAGTAAATATTGAAGAAGTATATCACAGATAGCGATCAGAGTTACCTGCGTTGGATTAAAAATGGAGACAGCAATAACCTGTTTTCATTAGGCCATTCAAcctgtagatttttttttaaatcagcatGTTTTAACATCAAGCCAGtgttattgtcatttttaacaATATGTCGTGTTTATTTAGATCATTTTAGATAAAAGGAATAGAAATGATTCTGTCTGTTCAGTCAGTCATGTTGCTGTCATTGTCAtttattgctgtgttttgttcattGACTTGGCTATTGACAACAAACTTAACTAAACAAGAGAACTTAATGCTTCATCccctgtttttgctttcaggCCTACACTGAAGTTGGAtgatctgtgttttgttttttgcgtGTTGTTTATAGTTGGGGTGGGTCGGTCACATTTACCACTTGTCTAAAATGCTACGCTCTTTCAGTACATTGAGAAATGCACTTGGACACGTTTCTACTCGCACATCATATACATTAGACAGAAGAAATAGTGGAGGCTCTGTGGCTTGGATTTATTGACCTGGGGAGTGCATGTGATGAAACTGCTGCTTTTGAGTTGACACAAATTGACATTGGGCAATAGTAAAGTGGCATATCCTAAAATGTTTACACAGATcagttattatcattattaccTCACCATGGCATTGGCACAGCAGGGGCTTCAACATAGAGGTTCCCAGCAAAATAACACCAGGTTGTCCAACAGAAAAGTTTAAACCTGGCTAACTTTTGGCTGCAGCACAATCCCCATCACCCAGCAAAGCATTGCtttgccattttattttaatgccatGCCAATCGTGAACAGTAGATTCCTTTTGTAAGGCGATCACTGTAATTCCACAGTTTATCTTGCAATCGCCTCAACGGGAGATAAAACAATTGTGATTTAATCTTCCCCAAATCCTCTAAACTGATGTGGACTGTTTTGATGTCTGATAAAACCAGGAACTGAAGGATCCATAACTCAGACCAGCCTTCCTGGTTCCTATTTCATCATCTTGCTGGCAATTTTAGCAACATGTCTATACCAGCGCAGCCCTGGATGTTGTGTTCATGCAGGGCTGTTTTTGCTCAGTATGAGCAAAGTGCAGTGAATTACATACCTGAGAAGATAGGAAACAGCAAGACTATTGCTGCAAAACAGCAGAGCTGGAACTTGTAGTTTACAATAATTGGTTGTTTAACGTTTCTAAAACTAAATTGTGATGAAACATTGCAGCTGTACATAATAAGATTTTAGGAGCATGTGTTCACAGTTTGAATGAGCGATTTTTCATCAATCGTCAGTAGAAATCTGGCAGAACGTAaagtttttgttatttttttcaactTAATTGGCTGGTTGTGCAGAGAACATGCTTCTTTTATTGCAATCCAGTGCAACATATTCCACACTGAATGCACCTCAGCATGCCTTTTCAGATTTCATGGGTAGGTAGTTTTGTAGTTTCTGTCTCAGAGCTGTTCATACCGTTGTCCATAACATTTTGCACTGCGGGCTCTCCGTCAACAAAGTAGCTTAATTCTGGTCAAAAATAGTCATCACTGTGCCAGTTAAATCTGTCACCTGCCTGAACTTGCCTATAAACATCCCTACCTTGTATATGGgtaaatgtctttgttcttttattATTCTTTCAGATGGCTGCAATCAGAAAGAAACTAGTGATAGTTGGTGATGGAGCCTGTGGCAAGACCTGTCTGCTCATAGTGTTCAGCAAAGATCAGTTCCCCGAGGTCTACGTGCCCACAGTGTTTGAAAACTATGTGGCAGATATTGAGGTGGATGGTAAACAGGTAAGCTGTTTATtatatgacacatttttcatatttacagtttttttttttttttttttttacagcaatCCTTTAACAAAGCATGGAAAGCAGTTTTAGGCTCTGAACCTTAGGGGTTTTTTTCTAAGTATAGCTCCAACTAATATTGGATTTTTAAAGGttgatgtgaaaaatgtaataatgatATACCTGATGATATCTGACGatttacttttacatttggACAAACTGTAATGATGACAATGTTTCTAAATTGCTGAATTGACATTGGAATTGCTGTAGTGCAATTTCTTGTTAGCTATCAGCCAACATATATGCAGATACCGATACATACGGTATGTTTGCATTAAGACAATATTGGCTGATATATCTGCCTGACTCTATTTCAGAGCCTTTCTCTTACCCCATCTCCATCTGTGATATGTATCTTGATAAGTTACCTGGATAATGACAGCTGATTACAGGGCTTAGCACACTATGTGGTTGCCTGGTAACTAGCTAATGACTAGACATTGGTAAGTCACTGAGTCCGGCTGCTGTTTGCGAAGAAATAACGTCCAGCATATAATTCCTCCTAAAATAACAAATTGTCACGtttagatttcattttcagtgtgagatttcagaggtgttggtaggtgtATCCACCTGCTACCAGTCTTTATGCCAAGCTAGGCTAATCAAGTCCTAAATTCAGCTTGGTATTTAGCACATAGACACATGAGGCTGAGATCCATCTGAACATGTCACTCTCACAAAGAAAGGCAATAagtattttccaaaacattgaactatttctttgatATAATACCCACATACCATATGAACAGCCAAAGAGTTATTGGTCactgtgaagacactgatcatACACATGTCATAGATGTTTAGTCTAGTATCTGTGCAGCCTCTTCATGCATGTCTCTGAGACCATGACATTTAACCCTCATCAAGATATACtggtgtactgtatgtgtgtggtgaCGTCCTTGGTAGTAAACTCGTCCTCTTGTCTTGTCATCTTAAAGGTGGAGCTGGCTCTTTGGgacacagcaggacaggaggacTATGACCGACTGAGACCTCTGTCCTATCCAGACACAGATGTGATCCTGATGTGTTTCTCAATTGACAGCCCTGACAGTTTGGGTGAGACTTCCtcagtcgtttttttttttttttttttttaaaccaatgctctctctgcatctgctccatgttcaccatgttcaccttTTGCCTGATGCAGAGAATATTCCAGAGAAGTGGACTCCTGAGGTGAAGCACTTCTGTCCCAATGTGCCCATTATTCTTGTGGGAAACAAGAAAGACCTGCGAAATGATGAGCACACACGTCGAGAGTTGGCTAAGATGAAACAGGTCAGTGTAGTCTCTACTTAATGGAGCTAGCGTAGATGTTTTTAGAAGTCTCAAGCCTGCGGAGTTGTGTTAGTGAAGAATTCAAGTTAATCCTACCAAAGAAGGATTGACTACTATCATACTTCATTTAAAACTCCTAACCCTTCTCCAGTAACATTCATCAGCATTTTGTAGCGCAACTTATCTAtttatgaaatatatatttttacaaaactgttttttaagaGGAAAAATACCGAATCCACTAGTATATATCAATTggcaaatgtcaaaaataacaGATGCACAAGATTATTTCCTGGAGTGATACATAAGTGATATGTTCAAATTGCTGATTAAGCCAGtccaaaaaaaagaaggcaCCAGAACTCATCTGAAATATCTGCCTCCCAGTTTTTTTGAAATAGCACTTAGGTCCTGTTTATATTGCTTTATGTGCACAGATGGAGTCTTAAAAAAGTAGGGAGGAAACATAGTGACTGGACACTGTTTCTGAGTTGTAGAATGCTTGTAGAAATAGGTTTAAGGAACATTACATTTATGTTTAACTCAAAAGGTCATACAATAGGTCACGCCACACTTGTATCATCCGTGGAATGACCATGCCATGTCTTCCAATTGGTGCTGCAAGTATTtttaagaaatgtgtttttctaaacTAAACtctacacttttttttaaaagagcttctcttcctctgtgactATGGTTTCTCCAAACAGGAACCAGTGAAGTCAGACGAGGCGAGGGACATGGCGAACCGCATCAATGCCTTTGGTTACTTAGAGTGCTCAGCCAAGACAAAGGATGGTGTGAGGGAGGTGTTTGAGATGGCCACCAGGGCCGCACTACAAGCCAAGAGACGAAGCAAGAGGAGCGGCTGCCTTCTGCTTTAGATCGTCAGCTCACGCAGGattgggagggagggggaaacGAACCAAGCCAAGAAAAATGtatctcctctgtgtctgctttgtCACCAGGATGGGCACAATCTAATGGGTCGTATTGGGATGAGGGAGAAAAGTCAACCCAGGCCAAAGGGAAATAAAGGAAGGTCAAATGCAAGGGAGAAAGGGAATATATAGATTTAAATCCAAGGTTATAGCCTTTAGCTTTCATCTTCTGTTTAGGATTCATTAGACCTCACATTTAGAGAATGTTAAGAGAAGGGAACATCTCTCCCACTCATGCTTTTAAGTCTTGGAGGATAAGTACTGTAAGAAGGGTTTCCAGTTCTCTGAATGGAGTACAGTGGTCTCTTCTGTCCTCAACTGTTGCTCTATGGTTTGTAGTTGAGACCAGCTCAAGAAGAGACGAGCTAACTGTTGGAAGACTTCCATGGTTTGCAGTGTGACTGTGCCTGTCCTTTAGTTTCGCCCTATTATTCTTTAAGATTTAGCTTTCTCCTTTATTTCCTGGCAGATCAATAGACCAACCTAACTCTGTATGGCATCAGGTTTCTGTTTCATGAACGTGTAGTATTTGATAcaactttcattcatttaaaaagctgagTTTGATTGCCATTAGGGCATAAATACATGATGGCAATGAGACCAACTTATTTGAGTGTTTTATACAAGCTTGTTAATGAATACAACAGTCAGATAACTGTATGTGATTGAACTGATGGAGACTGTCAAACACACTGTATACAGTTGGGTATTAAAGGGTTGACAAAATTGTATTATCCTTTAGACAGTTACTGTAAATCCTCAAGCAGTAGCGGGGCCTTACTTTATCTCAGCTGCAGACGGGACCAGACCTTTATGTAACACAGGGTTACATTAGAGACGAGTCCGTCTGTTTTAAACTGTTCAAGtataattcatattttattaagAAGCCTCCATGTTTTCTGATCTACTCCTGTTTCATTATTGATgtaaactcaacacttcctcaATGTTAACCTGTTGTCTTGATAAATTCAGTATAATGTACATTTCTGCAGAACTACATCATCACTACTTAAGCTGTGTCAGTTTCTCCTTTTTAACATGAATAACTTTTCAGATTATTTTCAGTCGCTTCaattttgctgtattttaaagTTGCCATCGATGAAATGCAGCTCATAGGACAAATCTCCTCTTGGTACCTCTCTGTTGGAGAAGTGACTCAGCGAGTGTGACTGTTGTTGAACTGATAGAATAAGTGCTGTGGAATTGTACATTATAATGAACTTCAGCACGTGACACATTATGGTATGGTAATTCCACCCGCTCACTGTTTTTAAGCCAGCCATTATTTGTTGTTCGGCTGTTATTACACACTCTTCCATTATTTAAATATCAGCCTTTATTTGAAATTTGGTGTTCCTGTATACCAGGGTGACACTGGAAGTGTGTTTTGTCTCTACTCTCCAAGTTCACTCACGTGTACAACTATTCTTATTCCACTTTGTATTCTGTTGTATGTTACTTTAACTTCATGTGATATTCTACTGGCTTACGTTGTATTGTTTGCACACAGTTTAAAACAAAAGGTCAGCGTGGTACACACTTTGAAAAAATATGATGTCaaataatgaaatgcaaaaagcaaGCAACTCCTTAAGTATTGGTTATTTGTAAGAGGACTATTCTTTTGTATACAAATGTATCTTCACATTTCTCCAGTCgtcttttttaatgtattctAAAGGAAATAAATTGTAACTGATAATGACCAAATTCTGCCACAAGATATCAGTTATTTGTATAAATCACTCACAAATCATTCCAAACTCATTCTGTGTAGCCAAACATATAAATTCTGGTCGAGCTCTCAAAGTTTCCGAAGATGGCCAGTTTAGGgaaagaggtgttttttttctggcctAATTTGAAGGTTGagttttttctaaaaaaaatccagagCAGTTACCGTGAAACATGTTTAATAGcttcatgtacagtaaatgatgCTTGACAAGATTAACGGGATAGGAAAATATAAGATTTAGTCATCCCGAAATAATAAATTATGACAAAAGCATAAAAGCTAATTATTTTGGGAACAATATGGGGAGGGTGAAGCTGGGCCTTACACTGAAAGACAGCTGGCAGCTGAAAGTGATttgagacaaaataaaacaagcaagaCAATGTGGGGGCTGGATGAGAGGGGTGATGTGGCCAAAACCCGAGCACAAGTTTCACCTGGACTGTAAACTGACTGATTTGGGCGGCTGCTCCAGACAGCCTTCTTCTTTTGAGCTGCAGGCTTCCTAAGATAAGAACAAACGAACAGTCTGAGGTCTATCTTTGTCCATCGCCTTGTTAAAAGTCCACACTCAGTTCACCTGTCGTCATGTGAGCCACTCCCCTCAGCTCACAGACTGTTTCAGCCTCTGCTGGCCAGGCTCAGCTGATTCTCTCAAAGCAAGAACTGAGCACACGACACTTGGTTGGCGTCTGGGAGGCTAACATTTGCCTCTGCCAGTGGACACGGTCCTCAGCTTCACTCTAAGGTCTGATGGAGTCCTGCCACAAATTCCTGATAGCATGgttctgaaatgaaaagcataCGATCAACtcaagacaagaaaaaagagaTCTGAAGTAGTGATCTGATTTAATCAGTTACATTTTGTCGATGGCCACAAACCTGTGTCTGGCTCAATGAATGAGTGTCTAATGAGGAAGTCCAGCACCACCATGGCACAGTTGGGTTTGAAGTCATCAGTGGccagcagctccttcacctGAAACCAAGACAGAGCTATCACAAACCCCCCTCTCGTATGTTCATCATGTCTATCCGTCTTTGAATTATATTGTTATTTCACAGGAATTCTATTCAGAATATGTCAGCAATACGAACCTTATCTATGGGCAGGAGGTAGAAATCTTGCACCTCTCCATCCCCGACTCTGGGCTTGAAATCCAGAGGGAGTtccacatcaaacacaaactgacttTCTGGAAACACCCCCTCTTCATCATTGTAGGtgtagctaaaaaaaaaactgaaagaattAGTTGCTCATGAAGGTGGTTCTAGCCGCACAGAGGCAAAACACTGTGGTGCTTTCTAACCGATCACCAGTCCCAGTGcccttttccattttcagcCCTGCCCCTTAAAGGTGCCCTGAGGAGTTTTCAtgtgaacaaataaaatgtatgtttacattcagtgtttctcaccaaaattCATTGTGTGTATCTTTAAGGTCAACtttctgaacatttttaattatttacacaGCAGTCTTCACTGCCTTAGTGGGCACAttgctgctttgttgtttcttgGTGCATTACCACCACCTGCATACGAGTGGAACGGTTTGAGACTATTAGCGATAACATGTTAGTCTCTCTCTTAAGACTTTCTGACTCCCCTGTGCTGTCTGTGGCTCACAGCTCtgagcccattggttcctactgatgATGTTAATCTtaaaaaacagctcacaaaggCTCAGAAACATCCTAAACcagctggtcactgtagtttGTATCAAATGTTATGAGGTCGTGCAGTTGTTGGGAACTACTTTCAGCAGCGGACTGATTTGGTGCtctagattcaagattcaagattcaagagtctttattgtcattgcgcttgtcaatgaaattttcattgcaacccccatgttaggaacagatggtaagaaagataagaagactagaaagaataaaattaagataactacaataaaataaaataaaccaacatgcaataaaaatattcgtaaagcaattaaaaatataacagaatgaaaatatactaaggcaataaaatatactacacaataaacaatatggaagtgaaatgtgcaaacagaataaaatatacaagcagaataaaatatacgcagtgaaatgaaagaaaaatgtaaatgtagttgtaatTATTAATGTAATTAGTAATTAGTAATTTAGTAATTAGTGTAAAGTAATTAGTAAATGTTGTTAGCAGCAGGTTTGTATGTGATCAACTCAAACTAAActtcagaggaagaggatatatcaggctttgaaacaacacacacacacacacacacacacacacacacacaatacttgttGGTGGGATTCACTTATTATTGTTTGAATCATTTAATCAGTTTTGTTCCCAATAAATCATCAGACGTTAACACTAACAGACTCTTTTCAGACGAGTACGCTCACCTTACTGTGGTGACAGGATGAGCCTTCTCAGCAATGGCTGCTGGGATACAGGCTTCCTCCTGACATTCTTTGACCAGAGTCTCTTTGACGCCAATGCCAGCAGCCAGACCGCCTGCTGCCTTCCAAGATACAACACAAGCCTTCTTGATACAGCGGTGCAACTCTGAATATGAAGAACTTTGAATGTGAAATGTTGAACGATTACCACTGTATCTATTATGGCAGCACGTCTAGACAGTGCCTTGTACTCACCACGTTGTCCAGTAGTCCCGGGTATGTCTGCTTAGTTGGGGAGCGTCGGGCCAGCCACATGCTGACTTCCCCGCTGTTGCTGACAGTGTAACCGTTGACATGGACTCCATACCTCTTCACCCCAAAAAGACCTGTGGTGTAGCATCACATCATTAGCAATTCTGAAAGAAACAttatatgaagctgcagctgtgtaACAAAACTTACTTGTAGCAGCTCTTTC
Proteins encoded:
- the LOC121613091 gene encoding rho-related GTP-binding protein RhoA-C, with amino-acid sequence MAAIRKKLVIVGDGACGKTCLLIVFSKDQFPEVYVPTVFENYVADIEVDGKQVELALWDTAGQEDYDRLRPLSYPDTDVILMCFSIDSPDSLENIPEKWTPEVKHFCPNVPIILVGNKKDLRNDEHTRRELAKMKQEPVKSDEARDMANRINAFGYLECSAKTKDGVREVFEMATRAALQAKRRSKRSGCLLL
- the tpk2 gene encoding thiamin pyrophosphokinase 2, with protein sequence MANSAWSEKILELLRRMNNFYLPGSCRASCFRFEIDQAQVGWIPTHVAPLLTRYPEVFSPPHDGAVSLCSRLNSHERRSEAVDAVLQAMRQEGSLSCLKGWRDEKYSVMPKFSDPPLMSMERAATSLFGVKRYGVHVNGYTVSNSGEVSMWLARRSPTKQTYPGLLDNVAAGGLAAGIGVKETLVKECQEEACIPAAIAEKAHPVTTVSYTYNDEEGVFPESQFVFDVELPLDFKPRVGDGEVQDFYLLPIDKVKELLATDDFKPNCAMVVLDFLIRHSFIEPDTEPCYQEFVAGLHQTLE